A window from Sebaldella sp. S0638 encodes these proteins:
- the dcm gene encoding DNA (cytosine-5-)-methyltransferase — protein MRQPIKVFELFAGIGAFRQALKNQNIDHKVVAFSEIDKYAIGAYRAIHDDYETPNLGDIKEITHLPPCDLLTYGFPCQDISIAGYGKGIKENTRSGLLLEVERLLDTSAIIGNLPKVLILENVKALIQKKHKPDFDSWIEKLESLGYTNYWQVLNAKDYGIPQNRERVFVISILGEHKPYEFPEKQELKLRLRDLLDNEVPENYYLKDEKVEEFISRLGKQGYILRNEIAGAVVSGQIRNNLVLPTLTPDRLEKRQNGRRFKNNDDPSFTLTAQDRHGVTLIGSLTDKNSQGERVYTTDIAVTQNANGGGLGAKTGLYLIGNVNPSEKGQNGQVFSSSGLSPTLTTNKGEGIKVLIDKDVSNCITANIGKGADLKGYVEKTRKQLVTDCTLRIRRLTPNECWRLMGFTDEAYQKARLALNNKFYKGKDRANSQMYKQAGNSIAVPVLEPIIKNLYRQECKS, from the coding sequence GTGAGACAACCTATAAAAGTTTTTGAGTTATTTGCAGGCATAGGGGCTTTTAGGCAGGCACTAAAAAATCAAAATATAGATCATAAAGTTGTGGCCTTCTCTGAGATAGATAAATATGCAATAGGAGCATACAGAGCAATACACGATGATTATGAAACTCCTAATCTGGGAGATATTAAAGAAATAACGCACTTACCGCCATGTGATTTACTTACATATGGGTTCCCATGTCAAGATATATCAATCGCAGGATATGGTAAAGGAATTAAAGAAAATACCAGGTCCGGTTTATTGTTAGAGGTTGAAAGACTACTTGATACATCTGCAATAATAGGAAACTTACCAAAGGTACTGATACTGGAAAATGTAAAAGCACTTATACAAAAAAAACATAAGCCTGATTTTGACAGTTGGATTGAGAAACTAGAAAGTTTGGGATATACGAATTACTGGCAAGTACTAAATGCAAAAGATTATGGAATCCCTCAGAATCGTGAAAGGGTTTTCGTAATAAGTATTTTAGGAGAGCATAAGCCTTACGAGTTCCCAGAAAAACAAGAATTGAAATTAAGACTTAGGGATTTGCTCGATAATGAAGTACCAGAAAACTACTATTTGAAAGATGAAAAAGTAGAAGAGTTTATATCAAGATTAGGAAAACAAGGTTATATATTAAGAAATGAAATAGCTGGAGCTGTAGTAAGTGGACAAATAAGAAATAATTTAGTTTTACCGACACTTACTCCTGACCGATTAGAAAAAAGGCAAAACGGGAGAAGATTTAAAAATAATGATGATCCTAGTTTTACTTTAACTGCACAGGACAGACATGGTGTAACTTTGATAGGAAGTTTAACAGATAAAAACTCACAAGGAGAAAGAGTTTATACAACAGATATAGCAGTCACTCAAAACGCCAATGGTGGAGGATTAGGAGCAAAGACAGGCTTATATTTAATAGGGAATGTTAACCCCAGCGAAAAAGGACAGAATGGACAAGTATTTAGTAGTTCTGGGTTATCTCCTACATTGACAACAAACAAAGGTGAGGGAATAAAAGTTTTAATCGATAAAGATGTATCAAATTGTATTACTGCAAACATAGGCAAAGGTGCAGATTTAAAAGGATATGTTGAAAAAACACGCAAACAGCTTGTAACAGATTGTACTTTAAGGATCAGACGGTTAACGCCAAACGAGTGTTGGCGGTTAATGGGGTTTACTGATGAAGCTTATCAGAAAGCAAGGCTTGCCCTAAATAATAAGTTTTATAAAGGAAAAGACAGGGCAAACAGTCAAATGTATAAACAGGCTGGTAATAGTATAGCGGTTCCTGTGTTAGAACCCATAATTAAAAATTTATATAGACAGGAGTGTAAATCATGA